Part of the Apilactobacillus apisilvae genome is shown below.
CTTATTTTAGCATTGTTAAATTATATCAATATGCATAAATAAAAAGCCATCCCATTATATAACTTTGACAGGTTATGGGATAGCTTTAAGTAGTTAACTATAATTATGCCACCGTCTTTTAAACGGCTTTACTAAGAAGTTCTGTTAAAGCAGGGCTTCTTGTTATTTACAGGTGTACTATATATAACATGTTGATTGGTGTCAGTTAGAGTGTATGAAAAATCCTGTAAATTTTAGATAAAATCTACAGGATTCAAATTACTAAATATATTATTTTACGTTCTTATATGCTTTAGCTAAACCAGCTTTGTCACCCTGAGATAAATTGGATGGTAAATTTGGACGATTCTTATACAACATACTATCCCAATATTTGTTTTGCTTTAAACCAACTGTTAATAAAATTCCTTGGATAGGAGTAAACTCTGTATCTCCCATTAATAACCGATTTTTATTAAATGTTAACGAACCTTTTGTAATAACATGCTTTTTATTTAAATTTGTTGTCCAAGAATAGCTGTATTTTATATTGCTATTTTTAAGAATTAGATTAGCTTTTTGTTTATTAGTTTCTATGAATTTTAATGTACCATTATTTCTAATCTTTTTAATTGCTGACTTCCAAATATTTCTATCTTTTTTAGAATTAGATTGGATATAATATTTAATTGTTCTAGTATTAAAATGTCCATAGTTAGGAGATACATAGGTATCTGGTAATGTACCTTTTGCAAAATCATCAGAGATAATATTTTTTTCATTAGTAGTTTTAACTTTTGCATTAGGAATGTTTGAGCCTAAATTTGATGTAACTTTAGATACACCATTCTTAATATGAGAATCTTTTGTATATGGATTAATTCCACCGCCACTACTTAAAATATCTTCAACAAATTTACCATGCCATAGTACGAAAGTTACTTTTTTAACCGGAGTACTATATCCTTTAAACGTTGGTGCCTTAACAGTTATTTTTTGTCCTTCTTTGGCTTTTAGTAATACTGTTTGTGCTTGATCTTTATCTTTATTTGTATTTTCATTTTCTAATGTGTAATAATATGTAGCTGGCTTTGTTTTTAGAGATGATGCATTTGCATTATTTGTAAAAATCATAGTACCTAAAATACTAAATAATAATATTACTAATATTTCTAAAACAATTGATTTATAATTTTTTGAGACAAAATCTTTCATGTAAAAACTCCTTTAGTTATATTTTTTTATAGTTCTATGAACATTTTCAGTATTCCAATCATTAGCACCTGATCCATTATTACTGCCAGAATAATGTGGAATATAAATTACTTTGTGTCCTTCAACTTCTATTGGATCGTAATTATCATTGTGCATTATGATTCCATATTTTTCTTTATTATATTTTTTAAATGCATGAAATGATTTGCCTCCAATAGATAATATTTTTGCATCTTTATTAATCTTTAGTTTATCCATTTTATCAAGTAAATCTTCAACATCTGAAACATCTGCATCTACTTGATCACTATGACTATTAAATTCTGAATTTAAATCAGTCATAAATGCACCCCAGAAACTAGTTCCATATAATGCGGCAGCTAATCTATAATCATTGCTGTTTTTATTCCAATGAAAAGCTAACAAAGAATTATCGTCAATTTTATTTCCCTCTTTACCAGGATTTTGACCAACTATAACTCTATCTAGATTAATATCATTCATCCAAGATTCTTCAAAATACTTTTCTTTATATGATTCTTTAAATAGTTTTTCTCTATTTGAATCTAAATTATCAGTGCTTTTTGGAGTGCTCCAAATTGCAATGCTATCGTATCTTGTGAAATCCACTTTTTTCATTTGATTACTCCTTCCATAATTAATATGATACTTAATTTATAATAACATTAATTTAAGTTTATGCTATCATTGAATTCTATTGATTAAGAAGAATACATATGAAATTTATCGATAAAATTTCTGTAAATGGATTATCAATGATGACTTTATCATTGTTTCAACAATTTACTAGTGTAAATTATAATTATGTAATAATTGCTAAGTCTAAGCATAATAAATATCATCTTATAATAAAGAATATGAAACAGAAGAACAGCAAAAAATGAATTATTTAGAGAAGAAGAGAATAGTGGCTTTAGTTATAATATTAAAAGCCTTTCGGATGGGACATATACTGTATATGATAATAATAATCCTAATGGTAAAACCTTTGCTTTGTAATTTAGAATACTAAATAAAAATACTCGTTGGAAGTTAATCTTCACCAACGAGTATTTTTGTTTAACATACTTCTAAAATATTTACTTAGCTTTTAATCTAATAAATAATGGCTAAAGTTATTTAAAACTTTAGCCAAAGATATGTAATGGCATATAAATGCCCAATTATAAAAAAGATATAAACTCAGAATCAATAAGATTCTTTGTTTGATTTTAACTTAGTATGTTAAATCAATAATGTTTAAAAGTTGGTAGCTAACCAACAGCCTTTATTATATTACTTATTTCAATTTTGTCAACACTTCTAATAAATTTGACTTTATACAACTATAAAATTAAAATTATATTTGTTTCTTTAATAGATTAAAAGTAAGTAAATAGAAAAATAAAAGGAGAATGTAATGAAAAATTATCATATTGGATTAGATATAGGAACATCATCAGTGGGCTTTGCTGCTAAGTATGATGATGGCAGCTTCGTTCATAAAAAAGGTAAAAATATTATCGGTGCTCGTTTGTTTAATGAAGGACAAACCGCAGAAGAACGTCGAACACACAGAACTGCTAGAAGAAGATACAATCGTAGAAGATGGCGCTTGAACTTATTAAATCAAATCTTCAAGGAACCCTTAGATGAAGTTGATGCCGACTTCTTAAAAAGACTTAAACAATCTAGTTTGTCCAATCAGGATGAAAATAAAAAATATTTTGGTAAGTTATTATTCCCAAAAGATGAGAATAAACGTTTTCATACAAACAATATTCAAGAAGATAAACGTGGGAACGATACTATTTTTCACTTACGAAATCGATTAATGAAATCGGATGAAAAAGCTGATATTAGAGAAATTTATTTAGCTTTTCATTCAATGGTAAAAAATCGCGGGAATTTTTTGGATACTACGCCAGCTTCTTCTTTTGAAGCATCAGATATGCATTTAGTTGATGTATTACATAATATTAATAATCTTTACGAGCAAATAAACCTTACTTTTAGCCTTAATGATTTAAATGCTGAAAAGATTGAATCAATTTTACTAGATAATAATATTCGTAATTTTGATAAGAAAAAAACACTAATTAATTTATTACAAAACAAAGTTAGTAATAAAGAAGATAAAGCTATCATTACTGAAATTGTGAAATTAATTTTAGGATACAATAGTAAAAAAATTAATTTAATTTTAGGTGCTGAAGAACTAGAAAGTAATGAATTATGCTTATCTAAAGCTAATAGTGATGATCAAATTACTGCTATTTTTTCCGAAGTTAATGAAGTCCAACAAAATATTATTAATGAAATTAAGACCTTGTATTCAAGGGCAAAGTTAAATCAAATTATCCCTAATGGGAAGACTTATTCTGAATCGATGGTTGATAAGTATAATTTGCATCATGATCAACTAAGAAGTCTCAAGTTGAATATTTTAGATAATTTAGACTTTGATAAAAATAGGAAAATTAATCTTAAAATAGCCTATGCTGCATACATTGGCAATTTAGACGAGGAAAACTTTTCATCTAATGCTTTAGATAATTTTCTTGATACTATTTCGAACAAAGATGGCAAAGATGCGATAAAAAAGGTATTAAAAAATCATAAAAAGAAAATCACTCAAAGTTCCTTATTTTCAATTTTTCATGATTTACTTGGTAATCCTGAGTTAACTGAGACTTTAAGTGAGATGTTATCCAATACTCCAATATCTTTGAAAGATTTTGAAAATAAAACTAAAGAATTAATTAAAAATGATAGTTATTCTGAAGTTCAAACAGCGATTAAGGCATTAAAAAAAGGTAAAAAGAAAGATGACCTTATTTCCGAAAATGATATTCAAAATATTTTAGACAATAATCCACTAAAAGAATTGTTTAGCAATAAAACTATTAAAGAAGAAATTGTTAGTATTAGTAAAGCCATTCAAGCGGGAAATTATTTACCTAAACTTAGAACTTCTGATAATGCTAGTATTCCACATCAAATTAATCAAAATGAAATGGACCAAATTATTGATAAACAAAAGAAATTTTATCCTTGGTTAGCTGAATTAAATCCTAATTCAAATCGTAAAAATGTTGCAAAATATAAGTTGGATGAACTAATTGCATTTAGAATTCCATATTATGTTGGACCAATGATTACTGCTGATGATCAGAAAAAAAGTTCTGATGCTAATTTTGCATGGATGAAAAGAAAAAGCAGTGGCGTGATTACGCCATGGAACTTTGAAGATAAGGTAGATGTAAAATCTACTGCTACTGAATTCATTAAGCGAATGACGGTTAAAGATACTTATTTAATCAATGAAGATGTATTGCCAGATAATAGTTTGTTATATCAAGAATTTAAAGTATTAAATGAACTAAATATTGTAAAAGCTGACGGTAAACGCTTAACCGTAAAACAAAAGCAATCAGTCTTTAATGATTTATTCAAAAAACAAAAAAGTGTTACCGCGAAGAAACTAAGTAATTATTTAGCAGATGACTATATTAAGGCACCTGAAATAACTGGATTATCAGATAAAGACAAGTTTAATAACAATTATGGTTCATACATTGATATGAAAAAAATATTTGGCGATAAAATTGATGATTTAAGTTTGCGTGATGATTTTGAAAAAATTATTGAGTGGTCCACCATTTTTGAAGATCGCGATATTTTAAGGTTACAACTTAAAGATATTAGTTGGTTAAATGACAATCAAGTTAATCAATTAGTTAGCAAACGTTATAGTGGTTGGGGTCGATTATCAAAGAAGTTGTTAACTGGTTTATTAAATAAAAATGGTGAAAGAGTTATGGATATTTTATGGAATAATTCTGTAAACTTTATGCAAGCAATAAATGACCCAGATATTAAAAATCAAATTGCAGAAATTAATTCTAAACAGGTTAATAATTTAGGAATGGAAACAATTCTAGATAATGCCTATACTTCACCACAAAATAAAAAATCCATTAGACAAACAATGAAAGTTGTCGATGATATTCAACGAGCAATGAAAGGCCAAGCACCATCATCTATCTCCATTGAATTTACAAGGAAACCGGATTCTAATTCAGATATTAAAAAGAGTCGTGGCAATCAAATGGATAAAATATACAAAAAACTATCCAAAGATATTTCAAAACAATTAAAGAATGAATTAAAAAGTAATAAAAAGAATTTATCTGATAAGTTGTATCTTTATTTCATGCAAAAGGGAATTGATATCTACACTGGGAACCCCATTGATATTGATAGTGTAATCAATTGTGATATTGATCATATTATTCCTCAAAGCTTTATTAAAGATGATTCACTAGACAATAAGGTGCTTACTAATCATCAAACCAATGATATGAAGGGTGATAAAACACCATTAGATGGTTTATCATCAATTAACATTATTAATCGAGTTGAATATTGGCGAGAACTATTGGAACAAGATCTTATTGGTATTCGTAAGTTCCGTAATTTAACTACTCGATTAGACTCAATTAGTAAATATACTAAAAAGGGTTTTGTAAACCGTCAATTGGTCGAAACTAGTCAAGTCATCAAGTTAGTAGCTAATATTCTAAATGATAAATATAAAAACGATGATACCAATATTATTGAAGTTAAGGCCTATATGAATACCCAATTAAGAGATACATTTGAACTATTTAAATCAAGAGAATTAAATGACTATCATCACGGTGTGGATGCTTATTTAACCACATTTGTGGGAACTTATTTGTATAATCGCTATCCTAAACTAAGACATTATTTTGTCTATGGTGATTTTAAAAAGTTCGATGATTCTGAAATTATCAATCATCTAAAAACATTTAGTTTCTTGCATGATATTACTAACCCAAGCAAAGAACATGAAAATAAAATTTTTGATAAAAATAGCGGCGAAATTATATTAAATCGTAAAGAAGCAATTAAAATAATCAAAAATATTTATGAGTATAAGTTTATGTTGGTTACTCAAGAAGTTTCTACCAGAAAAAATGCTTTATATAATCAGAGTGTTTATCCTGCTAAATTAGCAAATAATAAATTTACTTCAATTAAAAAAGATAAACCAACTAACTTATATGGTGGTCATACTGGGAATAATAATGCTTATATGGCAATGGTGAAAATTACTAGCAACAATGAAAACGAATATAAGCTAGTCGGAGTTCCAATTAGATGTTTGTCTGATTTGAATAGAGCTAAAAAAGATAGCTTATCTTCTTATCAAAATACATTACATGAAATGATTAGTGAACAATTGCCTAATAAAAAATTTACAGTTGTTTTAGATAAAGTTATGTATCGTCAATTAATTGTGGATGGTGATGAAAAATATACAGTTGGAAGTGCTACCTACAAGTATAATGCTAAGCAATTAGTTATATCGTCTGAATCAGTTAAGATTCTTAAAGACGAAAAATTGCGGAATGATTTATCATCTGAAGAATTTAGCAAAAAGCTTGATTATGTATACAATGATATCTTAAAACAAGTTAATAAATATTTACCATTGTATGATATTAACTCATTTAGAAAGAAACTCAATGAGGGCTTTGACAAGTTTAAAAATATTAGTGATAATTTTGCAAAAATTAATATTTTAAATGATATTTTAGAGGGACTTCATGATAACCCTACTAGAAAAAATCTTAAGATAATAGGTATGAATACTGATCTCGGTATGATAAATAATGGTGTTAAATTATCTGAGAACGCTATGATTATTTATCAATCACCAACCGGATTATTTGAACGAAAAGTTAGAATTAAAGACTTATAAGATTATAAAAATGGCCGATTCTAATTTGAATCGGCCATTTTTTAGAAAGAAAGTGTAAATTTATGGGATGGCGGAACGTAATTATTTCTCAACATGCTAAATTATCTTATTCAGCTAACAATATGATTGTCCAAACATTTGAAGGAATGCATCAGATACCCATAGCTGATATTTATATATTAATTGTTGAAAGTAACCAAGCAGTGATAACAACTGAATTAATAAGTCAATTGAATAATACTGATGTAAAGATTGTCTTTTCAGATAATAACCACGAACCATGCTGTGAAACAGTAAATTATTATCCTAATAATCGTTCTCTTGATAAATTAGAAAAACAATATAATTGGCCAAGTAGTCGTGTAAATGTTCTATGGACAAAGATTATTAATAATAAAATTATTAATCAAATTAATGTTTTAAGAATTTATAATCATGATACTAAATCTTTAGAAAATGAATTAGGTAAGTTAGAACTTGGTGATACTAGTAATCGAGAAGCAGTGGTTGCTAGGAAATACTTTATGTTGCTATTTGATAAGAAGTTTACTCGTCGTGATTTTTCACCAATGAATGCGGCTTTAAATTATGGATATTCCATTTTATTGTCTACCTTTAATCGTTCGATTGTATTGAATGGTTATTTAACTGAAATTGGAATCCACCATCATAGTGATGAAAATAATTTTAATTTAGGTTCAGATTTAATGGAACCTTTTAGACCCATTGTTGATTATTGGTTAGCTAATAAAAACTTTTATAAATTAACTCCAGATATCAAGTTCAGTTTAGTAGAGCTATTAAATGTTGAAATTATTTATAATGGAAAAACGATGCTTTTAAATAACGCAATAGATAAATACACAAGTGATTGTCTTAAATATTTAACTACAGGTAAATCCATTAAGATGGAGGTTGAATTGATTAATGAGGTACCGAATAATGCGCTTAATAGTAATGTTTGATTTACCAACTGAAACTAGTAAAGATAGAAGAAATTATCGTAACTTTAGAAAAAAGTTAATTAACGAGGGATTTATGATGCTGCAATATTCTGTTTATGAGCGGGTGTGTGTTAACCGAAAGTCAGCTAAGTTTTTAGAAAAAAGAGTCGCAGCGATGGCACCTATTAAGGGATTGATTCAAAGCTTTATGATTACTGAAAAGCAGTATGATGATATTCATTTTATTACTGGTAAACCAATTGATGACATCCGTAACTCATCAGAAAGGACAATCATTTTATGATATTTAGTTACAGGACACATAAAAAAATAACTATCCAAAAAGGTAATGCTGTTGTCATTGGGACTAATAATCAATCTGTTTATCTTGATCTTATTAACGGATTGAATGGTGATATGGATTTAGTTAATTTTTTCGATAAAGATTATAATATGCTAGATAATAGTAAAAATATTGATTGGGTAGGTGATTTACTTGAGTCAATTGATGTTAACCAAAAGTATAAAAATAAATTGATTAATAACATTTCCAATCATTTAAACGAGAAAGAAATTAATTCAGTTCATGAAGCTAACAGAAAATTATTTAATACTATTCAAAGTCATTTATTTATGTATGATTTACCAATAGAAGTGGAATACGATAATGACTTAAAAAGAATTTTTAAATACTCCAAAATTCATTTTGATAATTTTTCTATTAATAATCCTTATGATAAAATAAAGATATTAATAAAATTACATCTAGAACTAAAAGATTCGTCAGTTTTGGCGGTTACTAATGTAGCTCATTATTTAACCCCGGAACAAATTGGTGGAATTGCAGATTTATGTAAGAGTGCTTCAATTCCATTAATAATGATCGAATTTACTGACTTGCAATCCAAAGATACTTATAAACATTGTAATTTTGCATATATAGACCAAGATTTCGTTGACTGGTATTAATAAGTCATAAGTAATATGAAATAATTATGAGAAATTAACGGTTTTAGAAGTATGTTAAATCAATAATGTTTAAATCAAGTTACGCCGTCTTATAGTCGTATGGTCTGTTTTAGAAGTATGTTAAATCAATAATGTTTAAATCCGATCAGCTTGTACTTGCTCAAAGTAATCTGTTTTAGAAGTATGTTAAATCAATAATGTTTAAATCTAGTAACAGCTGAGTCATATTCAGCAACTAGTTTTAGAAGTATGTTAAATCAATAATGTTTAAATCACAGTTTTATAAAAATCCCAGAACCTTCCTGTTTTAGAAGTATGTTAAATCAATAATGTTTAAATCATATTTAGAACAAGGCGTGGCTACACCAGAGTTTTAGAAGTATGTTAAATCAATAATGTTTAAATCTTACACTTTTTTGTTTTTTATCGTGATAAGGTTTTAGAAGTATGTTAAATCAATAATGTTTAAATCCATTATCCAGCTAACAAATTGCCGGTAGGTGTTTTAGAAGTATGTTAAATCAATAATGTTTAAATCGCATAGGTTAGGTAAGGTTAGGTTAGGTAAGTTTTAGAAGTATGTTAAATCAATAATGTTTAAATCCTATAACCAGTTTTATTTAGCAAACCGTTAGTTTTAGAAGTATGTTAAATCAATAATGTTTAAATCCTACCAAAGTAACTGCTAAACAATTGTTAGGTTTTAGAAGTATGTTAAATCAATAATGTTTAAATCCTACCAAAGTAACTGCTAAACAATTGTTAGGTTTTAGAAGTATGTTAAATCAATAATGTTTAAATCTCCAGTAGGCATTCCATTATATTCTTGTGCGTTTTAGAAGTATGTTAAATCAAT
Proteins encoded:
- the cas9 gene encoding type II CRISPR RNA-guided endonuclease Cas9 (Cas9, originally named Csn1, is the large, multifunctional signature protein of type II CRISPR/Cas systems. It is well known even to general audiences because its RNA-guided endonuclease activity has made it a popular tool for custom editing of eukaryotic genomes.): MKNYHIGLDIGTSSVGFAAKYDDGSFVHKKGKNIIGARLFNEGQTAEERRTHRTARRRYNRRRWRLNLLNQIFKEPLDEVDADFLKRLKQSSLSNQDENKKYFGKLLFPKDENKRFHTNNIQEDKRGNDTIFHLRNRLMKSDEKADIREIYLAFHSMVKNRGNFLDTTPASSFEASDMHLVDVLHNINNLYEQINLTFSLNDLNAEKIESILLDNNIRNFDKKKTLINLLQNKVSNKEDKAIITEIVKLILGYNSKKINLILGAEELESNELCLSKANSDDQITAIFSEVNEVQQNIINEIKTLYSRAKLNQIIPNGKTYSESMVDKYNLHHDQLRSLKLNILDNLDFDKNRKINLKIAYAAYIGNLDEENFSSNALDNFLDTISNKDGKDAIKKVLKNHKKKITQSSLFSIFHDLLGNPELTETLSEMLSNTPISLKDFENKTKELIKNDSYSEVQTAIKALKKGKKKDDLISENDIQNILDNNPLKELFSNKTIKEEIVSISKAIQAGNYLPKLRTSDNASIPHQINQNEMDQIIDKQKKFYPWLAELNPNSNRKNVAKYKLDELIAFRIPYYVGPMITADDQKKSSDANFAWMKRKSSGVITPWNFEDKVDVKSTATEFIKRMTVKDTYLINEDVLPDNSLLYQEFKVLNELNIVKADGKRLTVKQKQSVFNDLFKKQKSVTAKKLSNYLADDYIKAPEITGLSDKDKFNNNYGSYIDMKKIFGDKIDDLSLRDDFEKIIEWSTIFEDRDILRLQLKDISWLNDNQVNQLVSKRYSGWGRLSKKLLTGLLNKNGERVMDILWNNSVNFMQAINDPDIKNQIAEINSKQVNNLGMETILDNAYTSPQNKKSIRQTMKVVDDIQRAMKGQAPSSISIEFTRKPDSNSDIKKSRGNQMDKIYKKLSKDISKQLKNELKSNKKNLSDKLYLYFMQKGIDIYTGNPIDIDSVINCDIDHIIPQSFIKDDSLDNKVLTNHQTNDMKGDKTPLDGLSSINIINRVEYWRELLEQDLIGIRKFRNLTTRLDSISKYTKKGFVNRQLVETSQVIKLVANILNDKYKNDDTNIIEVKAYMNTQLRDTFELFKSRELNDYHHGVDAYLTTFVGTYLYNRYPKLRHYFVYGDFKKFDDSEIINHLKTFSFLHDITNPSKEHENKIFDKNSGEIILNRKEAIKIIKNIYEYKFMLVTQEVSTRKNALYNQSVYPAKLANNKFTSIKKDKPTNLYGGHTGNNNAYMAMVKITSNNENEYKLVGVPIRCLSDLNRAKKDSLSSYQNTLHEMISEQLPNKKFTVVLDKVMYRQLIVDGDEKYTVGSATYKYNAKQLVISSESVKILKDEKLRNDLSSEEFSKKLDYVYNDILKQVNKYLPLYDINSFRKKLNEGFDKFKNISDNFAKINILNDILEGLHDNPTRKNLKIIGMNTDLGMINNGVKLSENAMIIYQSPTGLFERKVRIKDL
- the cas1 gene encoding type II CRISPR-associated endonuclease Cas1 gives rise to the protein MGWRNVIISQHAKLSYSANNMIVQTFEGMHQIPIADIYILIVESNQAVITTELISQLNNTDVKIVFSDNNHEPCCETVNYYPNNRSLDKLEKQYNWPSSRVNVLWTKIINNKIINQINVLRIYNHDTKSLENELGKLELGDTSNREAVVARKYFMLLFDKKFTRRDFSPMNAALNYGYSILLSTFNRSIVLNGYLTEIGIHHHSDENNFNLGSDLMEPFRPIVDYWLANKNFYKLTPDIKFSLVELLNVEIIYNGKTMLLNNAIDKYTSDCLKYLTTGKSIKMEVELINEVPNNALNSNV
- the cas2 gene encoding CRISPR-associated endonuclease Cas2 — encoded protein: MRLIVMFDLPTETSKDRRNYRNFRKKLINEGFMMLQYSVYERVCVNRKSAKFLEKRVAAMAPIKGLIQSFMITEKQYDDIHFITGKPIDDIRNSSERTIIL
- the csn2 gene encoding type II-A CRISPR-associated protein Csn2; the protein is MIFSYRTHKKITIQKGNAVVIGTNNQSVYLDLINGLNGDMDLVNFFDKDYNMLDNSKNIDWVGDLLESIDVNQKYKNKLINNISNHLNEKEINSVHEANRKLFNTIQSHLFMYDLPIEVEYDNDLKRIFKYSKIHFDNFSINNPYDKIKILIKLHLELKDSSVLAVTNVAHYLTPEQIGGIADLCKSASIPLIMIEFTDLQSKDTYKHCNFAYIDQDFVDWY